Proteins encoded together in one Kwoniella shandongensis chromosome 3, complete sequence window:
- a CDS encoding kynureninase: MPSLPSPSSSATRCIPELIAQGEASHLPLTSSSFASYLDEHDVLSPVREEFDIPGTGEREIYFCAHALGAMPKRVPQLLAEEVESWRETGAPGHSHLKNPNGKPWTAGHPSGGVDERYTDVMADLVGALPEEVTWMGSLTSDLHHLLNAFYRPNRNGRYKILYEGNAFPSDRFAFHSQAQLAGLDPCDALIGLLPRQGEDTLRTSDILATIEEQGNTIALIIFGAVHWETGQWLDMETITRAGKEKGCVVGWDCAHAAGNVPMSLHDWGVDFAVWCTYKYLTSGPGSTAGVFVHEKHFDLPRQAGWWGHELSSRFVYAPGFKPRTGAAGFTVSNPSVFGTVPVHASMQVFDSIASLTGRPRKEVIGLVRAKSILLTGYLEYLLAIANSQTDNRISLHVLSPVDPIDRGSCLSFRVKDLSASDLQDQSRYSAALVEFCAKLEKNGVTVDKRAPDLVRLAPSALYNTFEEAWRLGAAIREALM; this comes from the exons ATGCCCTCACTcccctcaccttcctcatcagcGACGCGATGCATCCCCGAGCTCATAGCACAGGGGGAAgcttcccatctccccctcacctcgtcatccttcGCATCGTACCTTGACGAACATGATGTACTCTCACCTGTTCGGGAGGAGTTTGACATACCCGGTactggagaaagagagatcTATTTCTGTGCACATGCTCTGGGAGCGATGCCCAAACGTGTGCCGCAGTTACTAGCTGAGGAAGTGGAATCTTGGCGCGAAAC AGGTGCACCAGGTCATTCACATTTGAAGAATCCGAATGGTAAACCCTGGACGGCTGGACATCCATCAGGTGGAGTCGATGAGCGATATACCGATGTCATGGCGGACTTGGTCG GCGCATTGCCAGAGGAAGTGACATGGATGGGCAGCTTGACAAGTGACCTACATCATTTGCTCAACGCTTTCTATCGTCCTAATAGGAATGGACGGTACAAGATTCTCTACGAAGGAAACGCCTTTCCTTCagacagg TTCGCTTTCCATTCCCAAGCCCAGCTCGCCGGTCTGGACCCTTGCGATGCACTAATTGGTCTGCTACCACGTCAAGGCGAAGATACCCTCCGCACTTCCGACATCTTGGCAACCATAGAAGAACAAGGCAACACGATAGCACTGATCATATTTGGTGCGGTTCATTGGGAAACGGGACAGTGGTTGGATATGGAGACCATCACAAGAgcagggaaagagaagggcTGTGTGGTGGGCTGGGACTGTGCACATGCGGCGGGAAACGTGCCGATGAGCTTGCACGACTGGGGAGTGGACTTTGCTGTTTGGTGCACATACAAG TACCTCACGTCTGGGCCTGGTTCCACAGCAGGCGTGTTCGTCCACGAAAAGCATTTCGATCTACCTCG TCAAGCAGGCTGGTGGGGACACGAACTAAGTTCGCGGTTTGTGTATGCGCCGGGATTCAAGCCAAGAACCGGAGCTGCCGGCTTCACGGTCAGCAACCCTAGTGTC TTCGGCACAGTGCCAGTTCACGCGAGTATGCAAGTGTTCGACTCGATCGCCTCTCTCACTGGCAGACCTCGGAAAGAGGTCATCGGACTTGTACGGGCCAAATCGATCCTCCTCACTGGCTACCTCGAATACCTATTGGCTATTGCCAACTCGCAAACAGATAATCGAATCTCGTTACATGTACTGTCGCCCGTCGACCCCATAGATCGAGGGTCATGCCTCTCGTTCAGAGTCAAGGATCTTTCCGCTTCTGATCTACAAGATCAGTCCAGATATTCAGCAGCTCTAGTAGAATTTTGCGCTAAGCTGGAAAAGAATGGCGTAACGGTCGATAAGCGGGCACCTGATCTTGTACGACTTGCCCCTAGTGCTCTCTACAATACTTTTGAAGAGGCATGGCGTCTCGGTGCAGCAATAAGAGAGGCTTTGATGTGA